One Lucilia cuprina isolate Lc7/37 chromosome 4, ASM2204524v1, whole genome shotgun sequence DNA segment encodes these proteins:
- the LOC111682605 gene encoding intraflagellar transport protein 88 homolog, whose protein sequence is MSAEISKDASGNSSSTAVSNRNQAPPPPPTAAGRPPTSLLFSRGNLVSSRLGGDKTALARPSTAVRAVGYAANNSGSAGQRFDQFFVEKARQQTLSSANAAIVATKEVSPQIKYKNLEAKIVKLLESSIVIAAKATNSQKLGISSTDGSREESSSADHKATLAESLNKAKEAFSLDRTLHRFRDQHGENIFHNFDLTYAVFFNLAEQYERNDMHIEALNTYSIMTKNKMFPHVNQLKLNMGNIYYRMGIYPKAIKMYRMALDSVPNNLKQLRLKITQNIGILFVRMGQYADAAASFEFIMSERADIRSGIHLILCYYAMGDVDKIKSTFRNLCDVLPMEAEKDLDNENSILKLQQHVVSEQQHHTQTHPQRQLQHQDEFEHSPTAEIEVINSGNGSSIGSVGGAAGNSFDLNENTNIGSENAAVDGVGNGGALSATNEQRPKTGTRPVDRNSYILQSLKSDELAIYFKQRKNSEKRAITMIVDLISPIIEENYNDGYNWCIEVIKTSNLSWLASELELNKALVYLRQNDVNQAIETLQMYDRKSEGSMTASALTNLTFIYINLGNLEMASHCVQQMNEIGALQTNAMALVNASIIDYQKQNYTAARNKLERALQIQPDNFEANYNLGLVAMAENDYALAEEQFENLKTQLMVPHSVQHSHVYYQLAKLQEKINTTTIGGGNFKLANTSTALQSYLQVLGISAGEIDSHLFEKVGSIYEQLNDHQEANQYYNEAYRINPSDINIASSIGSYYIKLQAIEKALYYYERAVLADPQDPNLMLRIASCFRNSYLPPKQYLGMFEKIYTMFPDNLNCVRALVQVTKSLGMSELNEKYSLEYARLHKAQMERENEQRYQQQRLSSAASGRLGSSRLRAFRNQNESSFTGRLPESSAHSVVSNAITANFNGDHYVRTTDTSFSAHHTDPLGPPAERPRTGMIKHDLSQDSDDEEINAESLLPI, encoded by the exons ATGAGTGCGGAAATTTCGAAAGATGCCTCTGGAAATTCCTCATCCACAGCCGTTTCAAATCGTAATCAGGCACCACCCCCACCACCAACAGCTGCCGGTCGTCCACCAACATCATTACTTTTTTCG cgCGGAAATTTAGTGAGTAGCCGCTTGGGAGGCGATAAAACAGCACTAGCACGTCCCTCAACAGCTGTACGTGCCGTGGGTTATGCAGCCAATAACAGCGGTTCCGCTGGTCAGCGTTTTGATCAATTTTTTGTGGAAAAGGCCAGACAACAAACATTATCCTCAGCTAATGCAGCAATTGTTGCCACCAAAGAAGTCAG ccctcaaataaaatacaaaaatcttgaagcaaaaattgtaaaattactgGAATCATCAATTGTTATAGCGGCTAAAGCTACCAATTCACAAAAATTGGGAATATCTTCTACTGATGGCAGTCGCGAAGAGAGTTCATCAGCTGATCATAAAGCAACATTGGCTGAATCTCTTAATAAAGCGAAAGAGGCATTTTCTTTAGACCGGACTTTACATCGATTCCGAGATCAGCATGGTGAaaacatatttcataatttcGATCTGACTTATGCT GTTTTCTTTAATCTGGCCGAACAATATGAACGGAATGACATGCACATTGAGGCCCTCAACACATACAGTATCATGACAAAGAACAAAATGTTTCCACATGTGAATCAGCTAAAACTGAACATGGGAAACATTTACTATCGCATGGGCATTTATCCAAAGGCGATAAAAATGTATCGCATGGCATTGGATTCAGTGcccaacaatttaaaacaattacgcCTTAAAATCACCCAAAACATTGGCATACTTTTTGTGCGCATGGGCCAGTATGCTGATGCGGCAGCCAGCTTTGAATTTATCATGTCGGAACGTGCGGATATACGCAGCGGAATCCACTTGATATTATGCTATTATGCCATGGGTGATGTGGATAAAATAAAGAgcacttttagaaatttatgtGATGTTCTGCCGATGGAGGCTGAAAAAGATTTGGACAACGAAAACAGTATACTTAAGCTGCAACAACATGTGGTTAGTGAACAACAGcatcacacacaaacacatccTCAACGTCAATTACAGCACCAAGATGAATTTGAGCATTCACCCACAGCTGAAATTGAAGTAATCAATAGTGGCAATGGAAGTAGCATTGGAAGTGTTGGTGGTGCCGCTGGTAATAGTTTTGATCttaatgaaaatacaaatattggaTCTGAAAATGCTGCCGTAGATGGGGTCGGTAATGGTGGCGCTTTGAGCGCAACAAATGAACAACGTCCCAAGACTGGTACAAGACCTGTAGACCGTAATAGCTATATTTTGCAGTCGTTAAAATCCGATGAGCTGGCAATTTATTTCAAACAACGTAAAAATAGTGAAAAGCGCGCCATTACAATGATTGTTGATTTAATTTCCCCCATAATTGAGGAGAACTATAATGATG GATACAACTGGTGCATCGAGGTCATTAAAACTTCCAATCTGTCATGGCTTGCTAGCgaattggaattaaataaaGCTCTAGTATATTTACGCCAGAACGATGTCAATCAGGCAATTGAAACACTGCAAATGTATGACCGCAAATCTGAAGGATCTATGACAGCCAGTGCTCTGACCAATTTAacgtttatttatattaat CTGGGTAATTTAGAAATGGCCAGTCATTGTGTTcaacaaatgaatgaaattgGAGCTTTACAAACCAATGCAATGGCGTTGGTTAATGCCAGCATTATTGATTATCAAAAGCAAAATTACACAGCTGCCCGTAATAAATTGGAGAGAGCTTTACAAATACAACCAGATAATTTTGAAGCGAATTATAATTTGGGTTTAGTTGCTATGGCGGAAAACGATTACGCATTGGCCGAGGAACAATTCGAGAATTTAAAGACCCAATTGATGGTACCGCACTCTGTACAGCACAGTCACGTGTACTATCAATTGGCCAAATTGCAGGAGAAAATAAATACGACCACCATTGGTGGAGGTAACTTTAAATTAGCAAATACCTCAACTGCACTACAATCGTATTTGCAAGTACTGGGCATATCAGCAGGAGAAATTGATTCGCATCTGTTTGAAAAAGTTGGTTCGATTTATGAACAATTAAATGATCACCAAGAAGCCAATCAGTACTATAATGAGGCTTATCGTATAAATCCCAGTGATATAAATATTGCCAGTTCTATTGGTTCATATTATATCAAACTGCAggctatagaaaaagctttgtACTATTACGAAAGAGCTGTTTTGGCCGATCCCCAGGATCCAAATCTTATGTTGCGTATTGCCAGCTGTTTCCGCAATTCCTATCTACCACCAAAACAATATTTGGgcatgtttgaaaaaatttacacCATGTTTCCGGATAATTTGAATTGCGTTAGAGCTTTAGTGCAAGTTACAAAAAGTTTAGGCATGTCCGAGTTAAATGAGAAATATTCTTTGGAATATGCTAGACTGCACAAAGCTCAGATGGAGCGAGAGAATGAACAGCGCTATCAGCAACAACGTTTGTCATCAGCAGCATCTGGTCGATTGGGTAGTAGTCGTCTAAGAG ctttTCGTAATCAAAATGAAAGTAGTTTTACTGGCAGATTGCCAGAATCTTCTGCCCATAGCGTGGTATCAAATGCCATCACAGCTAATTTTAATGGAGATCATTATGTTCGTACTACCGATACGTCTTTTTCCg CTCATCACACAGATCCTCTTGGCCCACCAGCTGAACGACCCCGTACTGGTATGATAAAACATGATCTCAGCCAGGACTCAGATGACGAGGAAATTAATGCTGAAAGTTTGTTAcccatttaa